TCTTAAAACACACTATTCTGTTCTTTTGAAGAAAATAGTCTTAGTATCATGTTTAGTCTTTTATGATATTAATCTTAATGTAGGCCTACTGCTGGAGTGTAAGATACACATGTTTGGGTAAATCCAGGGACAGGTGGGTTCAAGGTTTTGATTGTATTGACGTGGAGCTGTAGGACTGTTTTACTGCAGCTGTCTGAACATAACTTACATACCCGCCTGAAGGCCTGCGTCAACATACTGGACCTCAATCAATCATTCATGGAGTTGTGCTCATCATCACCCCAGGTGGCACACATACTGGTCCCGCGTGGGagtcaaacccacaaccctggcgttgcaagcaccatgctctaccaactgagctacacgggaCTGGACTAGCCTTTTAGTGACTTTGTTTTGTGGATGAAATGAAGAGAGAAGATTCATGTTAATGTCTCGTTTATGAGGATATTGCTACACCATCAAGTTGTTAAAAGAACTCCAGCACCGAGAAGAGAAAAGGAGCCGTGAATAACGGTAAATCAACCGGCAACATGTCGGCTAAACCAGGAACCAATTCAACTGTTATTAATCTTGGCTGTGCTAAAGACTTTAAAACCTTTTCTGTTAGAATAGACCAAATGGGATTGATTCTAATTTGTTAGTCGGTTATTCTTGTGTTTGTTGCATTTCCACGGTTAGAAATGCTCGGAGAACAGATGAATAACGCGCTCCGTAATGAGCAGGCAGAGCTTGCTCCTCCTACCCTCCTTGATCTCCGTCTTCacgtcattatcattagtagataAACATCCATTAATACATCTCAAGTCCCTAAAAATAGAAATCAACTTGGCAAGAGAcgtcctgctaatagcccatcgTGGGTGGAGGGATTGTTGCCTCTGCCTGTCTGAAGTGGACTTCCAGAGCTCACTGGTGTGCCTGGCATTGTGACTCCCATCTCGTTCCTCGCCCTCTTCAACGCCCCATTCTCCGTCAATGccgcctggctctggaccaatgcATCAGCTGTGGCCCGTGTCTCTGCCCTCCGagaatgtttctctctctctgctggtctGCCTTCGATGACTCGATCTCCGTCTTCAAAGTTTGAGTCTGATCCGTGTGCACCTTCATCAGAGGAGCGGAGTGGTACCGCCCTGAGCCCCCATCGATTACAGTGGGCTATGATAGAAACAGCAGGTCAATGATGAATTACAAGCGGCGATAAACACTCTCTACTCCTACACACAAATGCTGTGTACAGAAACACATTTTAAGAATCTAGCAAAACGCACCTCTTTCTTGGCAACCATGTGTTTTTGGGGTGCGCCCCGTTGTTCAGCCCTTTGTCCACTGATCTCCACGGGACGGTTGTCGGCATGGTTGTATGCTCTGCAAACACACGTTTCACGTTTTTAAGTGTACAATTATTGATTTTATTACACAGTATGCCTATACATTGATAGGCTATTTTCTTGTATAGAAAATGCACTGAAATCAAAATACCCTTTTAGTTTCAGTGATCCTCTCAGCTCCGGCTCATTTTCAAGTCCTCTGGTGGTTACGGTCCTAAACCCTGGAACGGGTAGCACCACAGAAAGAAGCTGGCTCGCTGAAAACTATGTCCATTCGGTCTGTTCTCTTTGGTCGCAATGAAACAATTCTGAGGTAAACTGATGATTTTTGAATGGTAACTGTGTTAAGGGTGGAGTTTGTGGCGGGGTGAGGAGTACTGGAAAGGTGTGACTCTAGGTTACGATAGGCCATCAGTCTACAGCAGACCTCCCACTGTCCTCACTGGGATGATGCTGTAACACATAATGTAGCGTCACGACCAGGATCTCTATTCAGTGAAGTCAGCCGATTTTGGGCTTTCAGGAGGAATGGAAACGTTTCCAAAATACTATTAGACTTGGGGGATTACGGTCACGGGCAGTGCTATTCTCGCAAACTCTATCGTCAGACTCCTGTGTTACATCGTCCAGTTACAGCTTCTTCTGACAAAGTAGAAACAAAAAGaaaagtgtgtttttttttttagtgtGCTCTCGTGGGACAGAGTAAGAGGAATTCTTACgctgttgtttttttaaattcaatCACTCTCTTCTTCTTCGTCCTCATCATATTCAGTTCACTCAAATTCAATTGTAATACATTTTGTCTCTCCCGTTCAACAACTCCAAATGGCTTCTGCATGTGCTTCACAGGGATAACTTTGACATAACATGATATAGGTTCATGAAATAATCAACCCTCTACACACTCACCTGTCACCCTCAGGACCTGGGGGTCACACACACGTACAGCTCCAGTAGGCTGACACTAGAGCCTATTCCCCTGAGAGAGAATGAAAAAAAACGACCCGGCTCTACGTATTTGACTAGTTTGTGACTCACCGACTCTGCCCCACGGTTCGAGGGGAATAGGGGATAGCCGAGGGTAACGGGGGGGGGGGGAGTGTTGTAGAGAGTTTCCCTGAGAGGCCTGATCAGCTCCAGCAGCCGATCCCACAGGGAGTCACTGGGAGCAGTCCCAAGAGTTAACACACGGGAACTTGATTCACACACAGGAGAACATGACCACGGGGGTGAAACGTGGGAACGGTAGTGGTTCTGTaatggacagaaacagagggaATGAATAATACACACATACCCAATGACTACAGCAGGGCACAAAGGCAGAGATACAGAATGTTACAGAATACAGCAGTAATGACTGTATAGATTGCGTATGCCACCTGCAGAGTATTACAGCACACAGTAAACTCACGAGGGGCAACATGCAATAGACAACAGTAGTAACTAACTATGAAGAACGATATACACACGTCACAACTCACCTCGGGCAGCACTCCAACCCATCCAGAGATATGAGGGAGTCCAGTTGTTGacgggcagagacagagatgttgCTCTCTGCCACTGCTTGAGGAGACTGACAGTATTGTGTGACCTGCAGAGTCAAGAGGACGGGAGATGTCCAGCCCCTAGTAACCTCCCTAGCAACCTATCAGGGCTCAGGTCGGAGAGAGTTTGAGAGGCAGGTTTATGGGACCCTCTAGATCAGTGTTTCTCAGCTGGTTTTGCCTGCAGACCCAAATTTGACAGTGACAATTGAGTCGCGACCCAATATTATGTTGATGATTACCTTTTGTAATGTTGTGTTGCAGCTGCCTTCCTGGGAAAGCTTCACTTGTAAAATAGACTCTGTCTCAGTTATGGTTGTAAAGAAAGTCATTACACAGCCATGTTAACTAGGAAGACATTTATTATCAGTTCAGGAGAATGAGCCATTTTTTTTTGTAACAGTATTTTGATTGGAATTTCACAATTTTCACCCATATTAAGAGATACAACAACAGAGACAAAGTAACAAAAAAACAGCACTCACTTACACATatctacacatatatatatatatatatatatatatatatatacatacacacatacatatacatacacacatgcatatacacatatatacgcgtacacacatacataccacacacatccatacatacgTACACCATTTCCCTCTTCCCGCTCGGTGCTTCTCTCACCCCATCCCCATGATTGCGTCTctcaatacatacattttaaacaaacttACAAACAGAAATTAAACTAAACAAAAAAGCTCAGTTTAGAATGAGCCATTTAATTAGGAGGCCAGTTCAGGAGTGGGGTGTAATACATGATCAGACTCAGAACATCAAAACCAGTCCAATAATgtcaatgaacagtaacacacatacCAGTGTTTAAAGTAGAGAAAACAACCATCATCAGGAATTCTTAATCCTCAATTACCATGGGAATAGTTTCACAAGCTtgaaatgtctttttttttttaaaggtgtaCGTTTTTAACCCGTTCAATGAAATGTCATATGAATGTCAGAGCTAATTAACCATAGTAATTAACATAGTGAACAATAACTAATTCACCTGtttatttattgtgtgtgtgtgtgtgtgtgtgtgtgtgtgtgtgtgtgtgtgtgtgtgtgtgtgtctgagaccTATCGGTGGGGGGTTTCTGCAGTTTGATAAGTTCACTGAAGTCTGAGGagatggctcagttggtagagcatggcgcttgtaacgccagggtagtgggttcgattcccgggaccacccatacgtagaatgtatgcacacatcactgtaagtcgctttggataaaagcgtctgctaaatggcatatatataaatggcatatatatatatagatggttGACAGGCCAACTTGGAGGTCATGCTGGCTGCCCAGTTTGTTTCTGCTTTTAGTTTTCAGCACGGCCATAGCAGAGGAGCCACTTTCACACAGACAGGTACTGCTGAACGGCAGCATGACTCATGACAGGCGAGAGCAGGATACTCTCCCATTATGCTGCAGCAGAACTGTGGCGGTGTCATTTCCCGGGAAGCGCATGCTCAGTCCGCCATCAAATGACAGCACCATCAGCAGATCCTTTTCGTTGCCTGGCAACGTGACGCTTCCCATCTCCACTCGAAAGTGGTTACCTGTCCAGTCATCTAGTCCCACTGGTCTCCTACAGGAAGTGGTCGCTCTCCTCCGGGAAGTAGTCACAAAACTTTCCCAGCAGCTTGACCAAGATGATgtttaagggtttttcttcagTGTGACGCGGTGCGCTATGTTGATCGGATTCTGAATCTCTACATCAGCATTGGGAAACATGATTTGCCCAAACGGTAAGCTTCATCTTGAAGGATTCCACTTTGTCCCTCTGTTCAAATCGATTGCGCCCCCCTCCCTTTGCATTGACATGTTGAGAGAATTCAGATGATCAGAAATATCCGCCAGCGACCTGCGCGAGCCGTTCCTCACAATGGAAATGTCCGAAGCTCATAAAAGCGACTCAACAGTTTACCCCTGGAGCGCCAGCGGACCCCAGCATGATAAAGCACCTGCTGGTGCTCGCTCTCCAtatccctgcagaaggcctggaaacacctgctggtgctcgctctccatatccctgcagaaggcctggaaacacctgctggtgctcgctctccatatccctgcagaaggcctggaaacacctgctggtgctcgctctccatatccctgcagaaggcctggaaacacctgctggtgctcgctctccatatccctgcagaaggcctggaaacacctgctggtgctcgctctccatatccctgcagaaggcctggaaacacctgctggtgctcgctctccatatccctgcagaaggcctggaaTCACCTGCTGGTGCTCGCTCTCCATATCCCTGCAGAAGGTCTGGAATCACCTGCTGGTGCTCGCTCCTCAtatccctgcagaaggcctggaaacacctgctggtgctcgctctccatatccctgcagaaggcctggaaacacctgcttAACCTGGAACTCTTTTTGATATAGTTGACACACTTGATCACATTGTGGAGGGTGGTGTGGAGCTCAGGCACCATGTCCTTCGCCGCCAAAGCCTCCCTGTGTAGGAAGCAGTGGTTAAACATCTCACTCGGTGCTCTCTCCACGATCCACTTTACTACCCCGGAGTGCTTTCCCGTCATGGCAGCTGCCCCATCAGTGGTCACACCGACGCACCCATCCCAGGCCAGTCCCAAAGAGCCCAGGTACACATCCACTGTGTTAAAGACAGCCTCTGGCCAGTCCCACAGAGCCCAGGTACATATCCACTGTGTTAAAGACAGCCtctgcagtggtggtggtgggcaaATCAGCAGTCCTCCAAGTTGTTATCCCAGACGTGTCTGACATAGACCATTAGAATGGCATGGTTAGCCACATCTGTGGATTCATCCGGCTGCAGTGTCTGACATAGACCATTAGAATGGCATGGATAGCCACATCTGTGGATTCATCCGGCTGCAGTGCGTAATGGCCATTTGCACTGATGCTCTCTGATGTCTGCCGTGTTTTGTCCTCAGACACGTCCAGGATTCTCCTCCTCGCAGTGTCATTGGATAGGGGGTGTGGTTTGAAGTGTGTTGGCGGCTGACACTCCCACGGGTTCAGTGCACATATCAATCGCAGCAGGGAGAATGAGATCCTCTGCGCTGGTGTGGGGTTTTTGTTGCACTTAGCAATACGCTGGATGACAAGGTATGAAGGTGCAAAGTGCCTTTTCTTCTACCGTTCAGACGTTGTTCAATGAATCGTGTTCAAGGCCTCCGGATACTGACATTTCCTTTAAATAAAAAAAGTCAGCTGTCTTATCTTTGTGGCTTGTATCCTGGTGCCCAGATGCCTTTTCATGTTGGAGAGTTTCATGCTCTCATTAGCTAACAGCTGTTTGCATAGGATCCGCTGCGGTCTACACTCACCCTGACTGTCTTCTATATATGTAAAACCATATTTGATGAAGTCGGGGGCGGCGTTCTCTCTTCT
This window of the Oncorhynchus keta strain PuntledgeMale-10-30-2019 chromosome 20, Oket_V2, whole genome shotgun sequence genome carries:
- the LOC127909846 gene encoding SCAN domain-containing protein 3-like isoform X2 codes for the protein MTGKHSGVVKWIVERAPSEMFNHCFLHREALAAKDMVPELHTTLHNVIKCVNYIKKSSRLSRCFQAFCRDMESEHQQVFPGLLQGYEERAPAGVSRPSAGIWRASTSRCFQAFCRDMESEHQQVFPGLLQGYGERAPAGVSRPSAGIWRASTSRCFQAFCRDMESEHQQVLYHAGVRWRSRGKLLSRFYELRTFPL
- the LOC127909846 gene encoding uncharacterized protein LOC127909846 isoform X1, which produces MTGKHSGVVKWIVERAPSEMFNHCFLHREALAAKDMVPELHTTLHNVIKCVNYIKKSSRLSRCFQAFCRDMESEHQQVFPGLLQGYEERAPAGVSRPSAGIWRASTSRCFQAFCRDMESEHQQVFPGLLQGYGERAPAGVSRPSAGIWRASTSRCFQAFCRDMESEHQQVFPGLLQGYGERAPAGALSCWGPLALQG